From the genome of Deinococcota bacterium, one region includes:
- a CDS encoding Lrp/AsnC family transcriptional regulator, which yields MKLDALDQRIIIALEDDGRKPFREIGRELGVAEATVRTRVNRLLEAGLIHITAVGDPLKLGVEVMALVLIKVRPGAVQETAEALAGYSNVRFVATSFGSADIIIQTLHPHLQSLHTFVSQELPRAAPHITNTETFQLAQKVKSTWNWRTWFEQQGSLGEVQHA from the coding sequence ATGAAACTCGACGCGCTCGACCAAAGGATCATCATTGCCCTTGAAGACGATGGCCGCAAACCCTTCCGGGAGATCGGCAGAGAGCTCGGGGTAGCCGAGGCGACCGTCCGAACTCGAGTGAACCGGCTGCTGGAGGCCGGCCTCATCCACATCACCGCCGTCGGCGACCCGCTCAAGCTGGGCGTGGAGGTGATGGCGCTTGTCCTGATCAAGGTGAGGCCTGGCGCAGTGCAAGAAACTGCCGAGGCTCTAGCGGGTTATTCCAACGTTCGCTTTGTGGCCACCTCGTTCGGCTCGGCCGACATCATCATTCAAACCCTGCACCCCCACCTGCAAAGCCTCCACACCTTTGTTTCACAAGAGTTGCCCCGAGCTGCTCCGCACATCACCAACACCGAAACCTTTCAGCTAGCGCAGAAGGTAAAGAGCACCTGGAACTGGCGGACCTGGTTTGAGCAGCAAGGGAGTTTGGGGGAAGTGCAGCATGCCTAG